From the genome of Vicia villosa cultivar HV-30 ecotype Madison, WI linkage group LG2, Vvil1.0, whole genome shotgun sequence, one region includes:
- the LOC131653382 gene encoding uncharacterized protein LOC131653382 isoform X4, with the protein MMKNLLHTRQLYQDLDFNRAVSGNKLHLKLLYLDLLATDVKPVWRHLMFGNFARPRSVFIFWLACNGRLATKERLKRFGLIQDDRRVFCLQQETIGHLFFCCNRLKSIWEQVLRWINIAHTPMEWDRELEWITYSCRGKGWRATLLKSAVTETVYAIWKARNDNVFGHSNYIRDIEKEIIDILVYRRWNAKKYGWIVSDRRVYIVF; encoded by the coding sequence ATGATGAAGAATCTGCTCCATACAAGGCAATTGTATCAAGATTTGGATTTTAATCGAGCTGTTAGTGGGAATAAGCTTCATTTGAAACTTCTCTATTTAGACCTGCTAGCCACGGATGTGAAGCCTGTGTGGAGACACTTGATGTTTGGTAATTTCGCTCGGCCGAGATCAGTGTTCATCTTCTGGTTAGCTTGTAATGGGAGATTGGCCACTAAAGAGAGGTTAAAGAGATTTGGGCTGATTCAAGATGATAGGCGTGTATTCTGTTTGCAGCAAGAAACCATTGGACATTTATTTTTCTGCTGCAATAGACTGAAAAGTATATGGGAACAAGTTCTAAGATGGATCAACATTGCTCATACTCCAATGGAATGGGATAGGGAACTCGAGTGGATCACTTATAGTTGCAGAGGCAAAGGCTGGAGAGCGACCCTCCTAAAAAGCGCGGTTACTGAAACTGTCTATGCAATATGGAAAGCTAGGAATGATAATGTGTTTGGGCATAGCAATTATATAAGAGACATTGAGAAGGAGATTATAGATATACTAGTTTATAGACGTTGGAATGCAAAGAAATATGGCTGGATCGTGAGCGATCGCCGTGTATAtattgttttttga
- the LOC131653382 gene encoding protein trichome birefringence-like 42 isoform X1, whose amino-acid sequence MWQSLTFLLHIAIPNSNYTLTQQTKDLTVFSFPEYETSITWLKNGFLVDLVYDKEKGRVLRLDTISTGNQWKGFDVLIFNTYHWWTHTGKSQTWDCFQVGNELIKEMDHLEAFKIGLSTWAKWVDSNVDPSKTRVLFQGIAASHVEGCVRQTKPDQGPMPLYTGVNTVKNIISKMEKPVQLLDITLLTQLRRDGHPSIYTGHGESYVDCSHWCLAGSHKGELFLDDEESAPYKAIVSRFGF is encoded by the exons ATGTGGCAATCACTTACTTTTTTGCTTCACATTGCAATTCCAAATTCAAATTATACCTTAACACAACAAACTAAAGACCTCACCGTGTTCTCATTTCCG GAATATGAAACTTCAATTACTTGGTTGAAAAATGGGTTCTTAGTGGATTTGGTTTATGATAAAGAAAAAGGAAGAGTGTTGAGGTTGGACACAATTAGCACTGGGAACCAATGGAAGGGTTTTGATGTTTTGATTTTCAATACCTATCATTGGTGGACTCATACTGGAAAATCTCAAAC ATGGGATTGCTTTCAAGTTGGGAATGAATTAATTAAGGAGATGGATCATTTGGAAGCTtttaagattggattaagcactTGGGCTAAATGGGTTGATTCTAATGTTGATCCTTCAAAGACTAGAGTTTTGTTTCAAGGAATTGCTGCATCTCATGTTGA AGGGTGCGTGAGACAAACTAAACCAGATCAAGGACCAATGCCACTTTATACTGGTGTAAATACTGTAAAGAACATTATAAGTAAAATGGAGAAGCCAGTACAGTTGCTGGACATCACTTTGCTAACACAGTTAAGGAGGGACGGGCACCCGTCTATCTACACAGGTCATGGCGAAAGCTACGTCGACTGCAGTCACTGGTGTCTGGCAG GTTCACATAAAGGAGAGTTATTCTTGGATGATGAAGAATCTGCTCCATACAAGGCAATTGTATCAAGATTTGGATTTTAA
- the LOC131653382 gene encoding protein trichome birefringence-like 42 isoform X3 — protein MWQSLTFLLHIAIPNSNYTLTQQTKDLTVFSFPEYETSITWLKNGFLVDLVYDKEKGRVLRLDTISTGNQWKGFDVLIFNTYHWWTHTGKSQTWDCFQVGNELIKEMDHLEAFKIGLSTWAKWVDSNVDPSKTRVLFQGIAASHVEGCVRQTKPDQGPMPLYTGVNTVKNIISKMEKPVQLLDITLLTQLRRDGHPSIYTGHGESYVDCSHWCLAGVPDTWNEMLFT, from the exons ATGTGGCAATCACTTACTTTTTTGCTTCACATTGCAATTCCAAATTCAAATTATACCTTAACACAACAAACTAAAGACCTCACCGTGTTCTCATTTCCG GAATATGAAACTTCAATTACTTGGTTGAAAAATGGGTTCTTAGTGGATTTGGTTTATGATAAAGAAAAAGGAAGAGTGTTGAGGTTGGACACAATTAGCACTGGGAACCAATGGAAGGGTTTTGATGTTTTGATTTTCAATACCTATCATTGGTGGACTCATACTGGAAAATCTCAAAC ATGGGATTGCTTTCAAGTTGGGAATGAATTAATTAAGGAGATGGATCATTTGGAAGCTtttaagattggattaagcactTGGGCTAAATGGGTTGATTCTAATGTTGATCCTTCAAAGACTAGAGTTTTGTTTCAAGGAATTGCTGCATCTCATGTTGA AGGGTGCGTGAGACAAACTAAACCAGATCAAGGACCAATGCCACTTTATACTGGTGTAAATACTGTAAAGAACATTATAAGTAAAATGGAGAAGCCAGTACAGTTGCTGGACATCACTTTGCTAACACAGTTAAGGAGGGACGGGCACCCGTCTATCTACACAGGTCATGGCGAAAGCTACGTCGACTGCAGTCACTGGTGTCTGGCAGGTGTTCCTGATACTTGGAATGAAATGTT GTTCACATAA
- the LOC131653382 gene encoding protein trichome birefringence-like 42 isoform X2 — translation MWQSLTFLLHIAIPNSNYTLTQQTKDLTVFSFPEYETSITWLKNGFLVDLVYDKEKGRVLRLDTISTGNQWKGFDVLIFNTYHWWTHTGKSQTWDCFQVGNELIKEMDHLEAFKIGLSTWAKWVDSNVDPSKTRVLFQGIAASHVEGCVRQTKPDQGPMPLYTGVNTVKNIISKMEKPVQLLDITLLTQLRRDGHPSIYTGHGESYVDCSHWCLAGVPDTWNEMLYAALLEN, via the exons ATGTGGCAATCACTTACTTTTTTGCTTCACATTGCAATTCCAAATTCAAATTATACCTTAACACAACAAACTAAAGACCTCACCGTGTTCTCATTTCCG GAATATGAAACTTCAATTACTTGGTTGAAAAATGGGTTCTTAGTGGATTTGGTTTATGATAAAGAAAAAGGAAGAGTGTTGAGGTTGGACACAATTAGCACTGGGAACCAATGGAAGGGTTTTGATGTTTTGATTTTCAATACCTATCATTGGTGGACTCATACTGGAAAATCTCAAAC ATGGGATTGCTTTCAAGTTGGGAATGAATTAATTAAGGAGATGGATCATTTGGAAGCTtttaagattggattaagcactTGGGCTAAATGGGTTGATTCTAATGTTGATCCTTCAAAGACTAGAGTTTTGTTTCAAGGAATTGCTGCATCTCATGTTGA AGGGTGCGTGAGACAAACTAAACCAGATCAAGGACCAATGCCACTTTATACTGGTGTAAATACTGTAAAGAACATTATAAGTAAAATGGAGAAGCCAGTACAGTTGCTGGACATCACTTTGCTAACACAGTTAAGGAGGGACGGGCACCCGTCTATCTACACAGGTCATGGCGAAAGCTACGTCGACTGCAGTCACTGGTGTCTGGCAGGTGTTCCTGATACTTGGAATGAAATGTTGTATGCTGCTCTTCTTGAAAACTAG